One window of Oncorhynchus masou masou isolate Uvic2021 chromosome 33, UVic_Omas_1.1, whole genome shotgun sequence genomic DNA carries:
- the mgll gene encoding monoglyceride lipase isoform X2 — protein sequence MPEPGAPRRTPQGVPYADLQHIVNADGQHLFCRYWEPDGPPRALVFVAHGAGEHCGPYDEIGQTLKEQSLLVFAHDHVGHGQSEGDRMNIKDFQVFVRDSLQHIDLMKGRHPDLPIFIIGHSMGGAISILTACERPNDFAGVALIAPMVKMNPESATPFKVFLAKVLNHMVPSLSLGSIESKWVSRDQKQVEAYDNDELNYHGGLRVSFGMQLMGAVARIEREVPAITWPFLLLHGDDDKLCDIRGSQMMFDLAQSTDKKIKVYDGAYHALHHELPETAAAVLKDVTGWISERLAGSPSQGS from the exons ATGCCCGAACCAGGAGCTCCGCGGCGGACTCCGCAAGGTGTCCCCTACGCCGATTTGCAGCACATCGTCAACGCCGACGGACAGCACTTGTTCTGCCGCTACTGGGAGCCAGATGGCCCCCCAAG GGCTCTGGTGTTCGTGGCCCATGGGGCAGGGGAGCATTGTGGGCCTTATGATGAGATCGGCCAGACCCTGAAGGAACAGTCTCTGCTTGTCTTTGCACACGACCATG ttGGCCATGGCCAGAGTGAAGGAGACAGGATGAATATTAAGGACTTCCAGGTGTTTGTCAGAGACTCCCTCCAGCACATTGACCTGATGAAGGGACGACACCCTGACCTGCCAATCTTCATCATTGGACATTCTATG GGTGGAGCCATTTCCATTCTGACGGCATGTGAACGACCTAATGACTTTGCCGGTGTGGCTCTGATTGCTCCTATGGTCAAGATGAACCCAGAATCTGCCACACCCTTCAAG GTGTTCCTGGCTAAAGTCCTAAATCACATGGTGCCTAGTCTCTCTCTGGGCTCTATTGAGTCTAAATGGGTTTCACGGGACCAAAAACAG GTTGAGGCGTATGACAATGACGAGCTGAACTATCACGGTGGGCTGCGTGTGTCATTTGGCATGCAGCTGATGGGCGCGGTGGCGCGGATCGAGAGAGAGGTCCCTGCCATCACCTGGCCCTTCCTGCTTCTCCATGGTGACGACGACAAGCTGTGTGACATTAGAGGGTCCCAGATGATGTTTGACTTGGCCCAGAGCACGGACAAGAAGATTAAG GTGTACGACGGAGCATACCACGCCCTGCACCATGAACTCCCAGAGACGGCGGCAGCGGTGCTGAAGGACGTCACTGGCTGGATCTCTGAGCGTCTCGCTGGGTCTCCTTCTCAGGGCTCctag
- the mgll gene encoding monoglyceride lipase isoform X1, protein MNVLVTCLFFAGLSYLYSTDLISVLRVYVAEWVLGASMPEPGAPRRTPQGVPYADLQHIVNADGQHLFCRYWEPDGPPRALVFVAHGAGEHCGPYDEIGQTLKEQSLLVFAHDHVGHGQSEGDRMNIKDFQVFVRDSLQHIDLMKGRHPDLPIFIIGHSMGGAISILTACERPNDFAGVALIAPMVKMNPESATPFKVFLAKVLNHMVPSLSLGSIESKWVSRDQKQVEAYDNDELNYHGGLRVSFGMQLMGAVARIEREVPAITWPFLLLHGDDDKLCDIRGSQMMFDLAQSTDKKIKVYDGAYHALHHELPETAAAVLKDVTGWISERLAGSPSQGS, encoded by the exons ATGAACGTCTTGGTCACGTGCTTGTTTTTCGCCGGTCTGTCCTACCTGTACAGCACCGACCTAATATCTGTGCTCCGTGTTTATGTTGCAGAGTGGGTCCTCGGCGCCTCCATGCCCGAACCAGGAGCTCCGCGGCGGACTCCGCAAGGTGTCCCCTACGCCGATTTGCAGCACATCGTCAACGCCGACGGACAGCACTTGTTCTGCCGCTACTGGGAGCCAGATGGCCCCCCAAG GGCTCTGGTGTTCGTGGCCCATGGGGCAGGGGAGCATTGTGGGCCTTATGATGAGATCGGCCAGACCCTGAAGGAACAGTCTCTGCTTGTCTTTGCACACGACCATG ttGGCCATGGCCAGAGTGAAGGAGACAGGATGAATATTAAGGACTTCCAGGTGTTTGTCAGAGACTCCCTCCAGCACATTGACCTGATGAAGGGACGACACCCTGACCTGCCAATCTTCATCATTGGACATTCTATG GGTGGAGCCATTTCCATTCTGACGGCATGTGAACGACCTAATGACTTTGCCGGTGTGGCTCTGATTGCTCCTATGGTCAAGATGAACCCAGAATCTGCCACACCCTTCAAG GTGTTCCTGGCTAAAGTCCTAAATCACATGGTGCCTAGTCTCTCTCTGGGCTCTATTGAGTCTAAATGGGTTTCACGGGACCAAAAACAG GTTGAGGCGTATGACAATGACGAGCTGAACTATCACGGTGGGCTGCGTGTGTCATTTGGCATGCAGCTGATGGGCGCGGTGGCGCGGATCGAGAGAGAGGTCCCTGCCATCACCTGGCCCTTCCTGCTTCTCCATGGTGACGACGACAAGCTGTGTGACATTAGAGGGTCCCAGATGATGTTTGACTTGGCCCAGAGCACGGACAAGAAGATTAAG GTGTACGACGGAGCATACCACGCCCTGCACCATGAACTCCCAGAGACGGCGGCAGCGGTGCTGAAGGACGTCACTGGCTGGATCTCTGAGCGTCTCGCTGGGTCTCCTTCTCAGGGCTCctag